The Dehalococcoidia bacterium genome contains a region encoding:
- the argJ gene encoding bifunctional glutamate N-acetyltransferase/amino-acid acetyltransferase ArgJ, translating into MASDVSTVEGGSVTSPKGYRAGGVYAGLKTQAEGVLDLGVLVSDRSATVAGTFSRNKILSPSVTVTQGRVPSSTARGVIANSGCANCSVGEQGVEDALDMTRLAEAHAGVETGSMMVASTGVIGVELPMALIRGKIGDVELTDDGGPAFARSIMTTDTRAKHIAAQFNVGETTYTVGGVAKGVGMIHPDMATMLSFITCDAEIPQTFLQESLSAAVDLSFNMVDVDGDQSTNDTVLLFANGAAGGEPISSADSPGAAEFQQALTEVCIYLAKELVGDGEGAGHIMAVTVEGATTMADARCAAREVSSSNLVKAMVHGNDPNWGRIMMALGKSGIELQESKIDIFINGIHIVHEGKAIPYYADAVVSGMTAHEVSFRVNLNIGDHSATAWGSDLTEEYVTFNSAYTT; encoded by the coding sequence ATGGCATCGGACGTCAGCACAGTTGAAGGTGGATCAGTAACTTCTCCCAAGGGCTACAGGGCGGGCGGCGTTTACGCAGGTCTGAAGACGCAGGCAGAAGGTGTTCTTGACCTTGGAGTACTGGTCTCCGACCGATCAGCCACAGTTGCGGGCACTTTTAGCAGGAATAAGATTCTGTCGCCCTCGGTGACGGTTACACAAGGCCGCGTGCCTTCATCAACTGCCAGGGGCGTTATCGCAAACAGCGGATGCGCAAACTGCTCGGTCGGCGAACAGGGAGTCGAGGACGCCCTCGACATGACGCGCCTCGCTGAGGCTCATGCCGGGGTTGAAACCGGCTCGATGATGGTTGCTTCGACAGGCGTAATAGGCGTCGAACTTCCCATGGCGCTTATTCGAGGCAAGATCGGCGACGTCGAACTTACTGACGACGGTGGCCCAGCATTCGCACGCTCCATCATGACAACGGACACGCGCGCCAAGCATATCGCCGCTCAGTTCAATGTCGGCGAAACGACATACACTGTCGGAGGCGTAGCTAAGGGTGTGGGTATGATCCACCCTGACATGGCCACGATGCTGTCTTTCATCACATGCGACGCTGAGATCCCACAAACGTTCCTGCAAGAGTCGTTGAGCGCCGCGGTTGACCTGAGTTTCAATATGGTAGATGTGGACGGGGACCAGTCCACGAACGACACAGTACTGCTCTTCGCCAACGGCGCAGCTGGAGGCGAGCCAATCAGCAGTGCAGACTCCCCAGGAGCGGCGGAATTCCAGCAAGCTCTGACCGAAGTCTGCATATACCTCGCCAAGGAACTCGTCGGTGATGGCGAAGGCGCCGGGCACATCATGGCCGTGACGGTCGAGGGTGCAACTACCATGGCCGACGCCCGGTGCGCCGCACGTGAAGTCTCATCGTCCAACCTCGTCAAGGCGATGGTGCACGGCAATGACCCCAACTGGGGCCGCATCATGATGGCGCTTGGTAAGAGCGGCATCGAACTTCAAGAATCGAAGATAGACATCTTCATCAATGGCATCCACATTGTTCACGAGGGCAAGGCAATACCGTACTATGCCGATGCTGTGGTCTCAGGAATGACCGCGCACGAGGTTTCGTTCAGGGTCAACCTGAACATCGGAGACCATTCGGCGACCGCATGGGGTTCAGACCTCACGGAAGAGTACGTTACCTTCAACTCGGCGTACACAACGTAA
- a CDS encoding NADP-dependent oxidoreductase: MTSEINRRVVLASRPAAYPESQHFRIEEVPIPRPREGEVLVKVIWLSLDPYMRGRMREGPSYATPVAVGGVMTGGVVGRVVESRSPEVEVGDIVEGSLGWQEYAVSRPGALRKVDPDLAPISTAIGVLGMPGMTAYHGLLEVGQPEVGDTVVVSAASGAVGQVVGQIARIMGCRVVGTAGSDDKVDFIVNELGFDAGINYKTEDVDAALATACPDGIDVYFDNVGGFVTDAVMQQINIHARISVCGQISQYNLAEPEMAPRSMGLLIQKQARMEGFLVFNFAHRHDHARQRMAEWIRSGELRYKEDVVEGLENAPRAFVGMMTGENFGKLLIKVGSES; the protein is encoded by the coding sequence ATGACATCAGAAATCAACCGGCGAGTAGTGCTCGCATCCAGGCCAGCCGCCTATCCTGAATCTCAGCATTTCAGGATAGAGGAGGTCCCAATTCCTCGACCGCGAGAGGGCGAGGTTCTGGTAAAGGTCATCTGGCTATCGCTAGACCCATACATGAGAGGCCGAATGCGCGAGGGCCCATCGTACGCGACACCCGTTGCAGTGGGCGGAGTGATGACGGGCGGCGTTGTAGGCAGAGTGGTCGAGTCGCGATCGCCTGAGGTCGAAGTCGGCGACATCGTAGAGGGTTCTCTAGGATGGCAGGAGTACGCGGTATCCAGGCCAGGGGCCTTACGAAAAGTAGACCCTGATCTCGCCCCGATTTCGACAGCGATCGGCGTACTGGGAATGCCTGGGATGACGGCATATCATGGATTGTTAGAGGTGGGCCAACCAGAGGTTGGCGACACAGTCGTAGTATCTGCGGCATCCGGGGCTGTTGGGCAAGTTGTAGGGCAAATTGCCCGGATAATGGGTTGTCGCGTGGTCGGCACCGCCGGGAGCGACGATAAGGTCGACTTCATTGTGAACGAGCTTGGTTTCGACGCTGGCATTAACTATAAGACTGAGGATGTCGATGCCGCCCTAGCTACGGCCTGCCCCGACGGCATTGATGTGTACTTCGACAACGTTGGGGGCTTCGTGACCGATGCCGTAATGCAGCAGATTAACATTCACGCACGCATCTCCGTGTGCGGTCAGATTTCCCAGTACAACCTTGCTGAACCTGAGATGGCTCCTCGAAGTATGGGGCTGTTGATCCAGAAACAGGCTCGGATGGAGGGATTCCTCGTATTCAACTTCGCGCACCGGCACGACCACGCGCGTCAGCGGATGGCGGAGTGGATTCGGAGCGGCGAACTCCGATACAAGGAAGATGTCGTAGAAGGCTTGGAAAACGCCCCGAGGGCGTTCGTAGGCATGATGACGGGAGAGAACTTTGGAAAGCTGCTCATCAAGGTAGGTTCAGAGAGCTAA
- a CDS encoding MATE family efflux transporter, which yields MTRAQRTPRRRGRSGRADRDLTKGSIPGNLWYLAWPQVTESFLSVVDQLADLVWAGRIGFQALAGLGVAQTFLMLLMTARMGLDAGMRSMISRAVGARKIAYANHVTLQAITLTTAYSIVLVTLGMIFTEPLLRLMGLGDEVVRQASGYMRFQFFAMSVMGLQRLTAGALQASGDSVTPLKAAFVSRVGHLVLSPFLIFGWWWFPSLELAGAGAANLISQTAGTSMNFYALFRGTSRLKLSLSGYYVDFPLIWRLLKVGLPASVTGAQRAVSQLIVVFIVAPFGDGALAAFALSRRAENTVNHASRGLGRAAGALAGQNLGVGHTERARQALFWALIYAGVASLVVAALFFAFSNQVAGFFNSDPEFVSQAATWLQILAVGYFSMNAVQVFTQGFNTTGATFAPMVIVLSTMWLVEIPLAFALSQFSPLNEYGVPWAIVIGMSIRAIAFGVYFVQGKWLRTGLI from the coding sequence GTGACGCGCGCCCAGCGTACACCGAGGCGGCGGGGGCGTTCGGGCCGAGCCGACCGGGACCTCACCAAGGGCAGCATCCCGGGAAACTTATGGTACCTGGCGTGGCCGCAGGTCACGGAGAGTTTCCTCAGCGTCGTCGATCAGCTAGCCGACCTGGTTTGGGCTGGAAGGATAGGCTTCCAGGCTCTGGCGGGCCTCGGCGTCGCGCAGACATTCCTGATGTTGCTCATGACGGCGCGAATGGGACTGGACGCCGGTATGCGTTCGATGATCTCCCGTGCAGTCGGCGCACGAAAGATCGCCTACGCGAACCACGTGACTTTACAGGCCATCACACTCACGACAGCTTACTCCATCGTCCTGGTTACCTTAGGGATGATATTTACGGAACCACTGCTGAGACTGATGGGGCTCGGAGACGAGGTTGTCAGGCAGGCCAGTGGCTATATGCGGTTCCAGTTCTTCGCGATGTCAGTGATGGGACTTCAGAGGCTCACGGCAGGGGCGCTCCAAGCTTCAGGAGACAGTGTAACGCCCCTAAAGGCGGCGTTTGTTTCCCGGGTAGGGCACCTGGTGCTCAGCCCATTCCTCATCTTCGGGTGGTGGTGGTTCCCTTCACTGGAACTGGCTGGAGCCGGGGCAGCCAACCTGATATCGCAGACCGCAGGGACCTCCATGAACTTCTATGCGCTATTCAGGGGAACATCCAGGCTCAAGCTGAGCCTGAGCGGGTACTACGTGGACTTTCCCCTGATCTGGCGGCTACTCAAGGTCGGCCTTCCGGCGTCCGTAACCGGAGCTCAGAGGGCTGTGTCGCAGCTGATCGTGGTTTTCATCGTCGCACCGTTTGGAGACGGCGCGCTTGCGGCCTTCGCACTGTCCCGAAGGGCTGAGAATACAGTCAACCATGCAAGCAGAGGTCTAGGTCGGGCCGCAGGAGCACTGGCGGGCCAGAACTTGGGAGTTGGTCACACCGAACGGGCGAGGCAGGCGCTATTTTGGGCCTTGATCTACGCTGGAGTCGCCAGCCTTGTGGTTGCGGCCCTGTTCTTTGCTTTTTCCAACCAGGTTGCGGGATTCTTCAACTCTGACCCTGAGTTTGTGTCGCAGGCCGCCACTTGGCTTCAGATACTGGCAGTCGGCTACTTCTCCATGAACGCCGTGCAGGTGTTTACACAGGGGTTCAACACGACTGGAGCAACGTTTGCTCCAATGGTAATAGTGCTGTCTACGATGTGGCTGGTGGAGATCCCTCTGGCGTTCGCGCTGTCCCAGTTCTCCCCTCTCAACGAGTACGGAGTCCCATGGGCCATCGTCATAGGAATGAGCATCAGGGCGATCGCGTTCGGTGTGTACTTCGTGCAGGGAAAGTGGCTGCGCACGGGCCTGATATGA
- a CDS encoding RluA family pseudouridine synthase — protein sequence MRQFVCTNSGERVDRFLAGMCTDLSRTRIKRLIVDGEVTVDGGDTNAGYRLRVGQSVSIRVPDPVPSHILAQEIPISVVYEDEHLLLVDKPAGMAVHPGVGHPDSTLLNAILGLHSDIGSVGGQSRPGLVHRLDKDTSGLMLVAKNDESHEHLSAQFKDRSVKKGYLALVVGHPEPAEAIIDAPVGRDPHDRKKMAIVDDGRSASTLYRTIQNFSGYSYIDVRPRTGRTHQIRVHFASIGHPVVGDVTYGQADPRLSRQFLHAAHLDFQHPATGERQVVDSLLPDELQTVLDECRE from the coding sequence GTGCGCCAGTTTGTGTGCACGAACTCCGGGGAACGTGTCGACAGGTTCCTGGCTGGCATGTGTACCGATCTATCCAGAACGAGGATCAAGCGTCTGATCGTCGACGGCGAAGTCACAGTAGACGGCGGGGACACGAACGCTGGCTATCGACTTCGCGTGGGGCAATCTGTCAGTATTCGAGTCCCTGACCCAGTTCCGTCGCACATTTTGGCGCAGGAGATTCCTATATCTGTGGTGTACGAGGACGAACATCTGCTGTTGGTGGACAAGCCGGCAGGCATGGCAGTACATCCAGGAGTTGGGCACCCTGACTCTACGCTATTGAACGCAATTCTGGGACTGCACTCTGACATTGGGAGTGTTGGTGGACAGTCGCGTCCCGGACTGGTCCACAGGCTGGACAAGGACACATCCGGTCTGATGCTGGTTGCCAAGAATGACGAGTCTCACGAGCATCTGTCCGCGCAGTTCAAAGACAGGTCCGTCAAGAAGGGCTATTTGGCGCTTGTAGTTGGACACCCTGAGCCTGCCGAAGCGATCATCGACGCGCCAGTTGGGCGCGACCCCCACGACAGGAAGAAGATGGCAATAGTAGATGATGGTCGCTCCGCGTCCACTCTCTATCGCACTATCCAGAATTTCAGCGGCTACTCGTATATTGATGTAAGACCAAGAACGGGTCGAACTCACCAGATCAGAGTGCACTTTGCGTCGATTGGCCACCCGGTTGTTGGCGACGTGACTTATGGCCAGGCTGATCCGAGACTCAGTCGGCAGTTCCTGCACGCCGCTCATCTTGATTTTCAACATCCTGCAACAGGAGAACGACAGGTGGTCGATTCTCTGTTGCCAGACGAGCTACAGACGGTCCTGGACGAGTGCCGAGAGTAG
- a CDS encoding ABC transporter substrate-binding protein has protein sequence MSSVARLTTICLTLGVLLVFVAIACSDEAEPETIIKEVTKEVPVEVIKEVTKEVPVEVIKEVTKEVPVEVIKEVTKEVPVEVLKEVTKEVPVEVEKIVEVEKIVEVEKVVEVVREAEPTPVPEVMMGPAIYQMGIFEEPITRNFWNYYGGPGGSVWTQYVLSGVSGSLYGYSDQRFDWVPSLADDFPTPLTRENVGGAEYWTAEVPIEKGVMWSDGEELDANDFVFTVNTVLEMNIGSNFASTVDPAFLDRVEALDSHRLKVYFKTVDAEGNPQTPGLSVWQFGLGFMPVLAEHYWAPVVEEAKQAGEIEQQHEALFAHVPDGEPTLGGFVFSKWEPGAFFENDTDPNYHSMGTEISLYESGAYSEANARTGETDIYYGDPEGPKSLEYTVGPHVESEIFSIYGNQDAAILALTKGDIDFVFNPLGLEKGFLDRVQSTPDLDVVTNANNGVRYLGFNVRKPPMDIKEFRQAVATVIDKEFVARTILQDAAIPVYAMVPEGNGFWHNPDVPKYGQNLTREERLAKAVEILKGAGFTFEQEPEISEDGNFVAKPGKGLKMPDGSPVPEMALIAPSAGYDPMRSTFAIWIERWLNDIGIPVRANLTGFNVIVDELFSDTVAEDLDMWMLGWGLSIFPDYLENFFHSRHSPEVSSGYNWGGYASNEFDENALGLLTETTIEGARDKAFQLQALLAEELPYVTLFTTPKLDAYRPSRLEFPYTDVLGGIEQQGGMQHSVVIK, from the coding sequence ATGTCTTCAGTAGCACGACTTACAACAATATGCCTTACACTCGGCGTTCTACTTGTCTTCGTGGCAATCGCCTGTTCGGATGAGGCTGAACCCGAGACAATCATTAAAGAGGTCACCAAGGAGGTGCCTGTCGAGGTCATCAAGGAAGTGACCAAGGAGGTACCTGTCGAGGTCATCAAAGAGGTGACCAAAGAGGTGCCTGTTGAGGTCATCAAGGAAGTGACCAAAGAGGTACCGGTGGAGGTTCTCAAGGAAGTGACCAAAGAGGTCCCTGTAGAGGTTGAGAAGATCGTAGAGGTAGAAAAGATCGTCGAAGTCGAGAAGGTCGTTGAGGTGGTCAGGGAGGCCGAACCGACACCGGTTCCCGAAGTGATGATGGGGCCCGCGATCTACCAGATGGGGATATTCGAAGAACCCATAACCCGTAACTTCTGGAACTACTACGGTGGCCCTGGCGGGTCGGTCTGGACCCAGTACGTTCTGTCTGGTGTCTCGGGCTCGCTTTACGGCTACTCTGATCAGCGATTTGACTGGGTGCCGTCCCTGGCTGACGACTTCCCAACTCCATTGACAAGGGAGAACGTTGGCGGTGCCGAGTACTGGACTGCCGAGGTGCCAATCGAAAAGGGCGTCATGTGGAGCGACGGCGAGGAACTTGATGCCAATGATTTTGTTTTCACTGTAAACACAGTGCTCGAAATGAATATTGGATCCAACTTCGCCTCAACAGTCGATCCAGCATTCCTCGACCGGGTTGAGGCGCTGGACAGTCATAGGTTGAAGGTCTACTTCAAGACAGTCGACGCTGAGGGCAACCCGCAGACTCCGGGTCTGAGCGTTTGGCAGTTTGGGCTTGGCTTCATGCCTGTCCTGGCCGAACACTATTGGGCGCCCGTCGTTGAGGAGGCAAAGCAGGCTGGCGAAATAGAGCAGCAGCATGAGGCTCTCTTTGCCCATGTTCCAGATGGTGAACCTACACTTGGTGGGTTCGTGTTCAGCAAGTGGGAACCTGGGGCGTTCTTCGAGAACGATACTGATCCCAACTACCACAGCATGGGCACAGAGATTTCTCTCTACGAGAGTGGAGCCTATTCTGAAGCAAACGCCAGAACGGGCGAGACCGATATTTATTACGGAGACCCAGAGGGACCCAAGTCTCTCGAGTACACTGTCGGGCCACACGTAGAGTCAGAAATATTCAGCATCTACGGTAACCAGGACGCAGCGATCCTTGCACTTACAAAGGGCGATATCGACTTCGTCTTCAACCCTCTTGGCTTGGAGAAGGGCTTCCTGGACCGGGTGCAGAGCACACCTGACCTGGATGTCGTGACTAACGCCAACAACGGCGTGAGGTATCTCGGATTCAACGTCCGCAAGCCTCCCATGGACATCAAGGAATTTCGACAGGCCGTCGCAACCGTCATCGACAAGGAATTCGTAGCTCGTACGATACTCCAGGACGCCGCTATACCGGTTTACGCAATGGTGCCCGAGGGCAACGGCTTCTGGCACAACCCGGACGTCCCGAAGTACGGTCAAAACCTGACTCGTGAAGAGCGACTGGCCAAGGCGGTGGAGATACTCAAGGGCGCGGGCTTTACTTTCGAGCAGGAGCCTGAGATCAGCGAGGACGGCAATTTCGTCGCCAAGCCCGGTAAAGGTCTGAAGATGCCGGATGGGTCTCCAGTTCCGGAGATGGCACTCATTGCTCCCAGCGCTGGATATGATCCTATGCGTTCGACTTTCGCCATCTGGATCGAACGATGGCTCAACGACATTGGCATACCAGTCCGCGCGAATCTTACCGGCTTCAACGTGATAGTTGATGAGCTGTTCAGCGACACCGTCGCCGAGGATCTGGACATGTGGATGCTGGGTTGGGGTCTGAGCATCTTCCCGGACTACCTGGAGAACTTCTTCCACAGCAGGCACTCTCCGGAAGTCAGTAGTGGCTACAACTGGGGTGGTTACGCAAGTAATGAGTTCGACGAGAACGCGCTTGGCCTGCTGACTGAGACGACCATCGAAGGCGCTCGGGACAAGGCATTCCAGCTACAAGCCCTGCTCGCGGAGGAGCTTCCTTACGTGACGCTGTTTACGACTCCCAAGCTGGATGCGTACAGACCATCGCGACTCGAATTCCCTTACACGGACGTTCTTGGCGGCATCGAACAGCAGGGCGGTATGCAGCATTCGGTCGTTATCAAGTAG
- a CDS encoding xanthine dehydrogenase family protein molybdopterin-binding subunit, giving the protein MTTETKGYTAVGTRPIRHDGYDKVTGKAAYGADVSLPGMLYAQLLRSPHAHANIKSIDTSQAEAAPGVRAVLTCADLPEYENKAVVGAAGGPPQNLYHVSSKILARGKVLFKGHPVAAVAADSPHEAEEALDLIDVEYEVLPVVTTVEDAMADGAPLLHPEFAKNVASHSRLEIGSIDEGFEQADLVVEREFRTKTVHQGYIEPHSATAWWTPQDRITVWGSSQGHFQIRDLTAAVVGVPFSSIKVVPMEIGGGFGGKTTIYLEPVAVALSKKAGLPVKITMSRTEVMEATGPTSGSYMNVKFGVTSDGRMTAAYADLRFEAGAFPGSPVGAAANCIFSPYDIPNILIDAYDVVDNKPKTTAYRAPGAPIGSFAAETIIDEICEKLSMDPIDFRILNGAKEGTRRATGIINPPIGAIETAQAAKDHDHYSKPVEGKWRGRGVASGFWINGTGPACATANLNYDGTVNLTIGSMDIGGTRPAAAQQLAEVLGIPVEDVNPQVGDTDSIGYTSMTGGSGAAFKTGWASYEAAQDVKRQMLDRAAMLWETEASDIDLEGGVFSHKSDPELTMTFKELAGRAVETGGPIVGSANMDPGGAGSAFATHVVDIEVDPETGKVEILRYTASQDSGTSVHPSYVEGQIQGGVVQGIGWALNEEYYMNDNGQMMNSSLLDYRMPTSLDLPMIDTVVVEVPNPNHPFGVRGVGEVPLVPPLAALANAIYDATGVRMRELPMNPPAVTKALQEHGAV; this is encoded by the coding sequence ATGACGACGGAGACCAAAGGCTATACGGCGGTGGGTACCCGCCCGATAAGACACGACGGATACGACAAGGTAACCGGCAAGGCCGCCTATGGCGCGGACGTTTCACTTCCTGGGATGCTGTACGCCCAGCTCCTCAGAAGCCCGCACGCCCACGCAAACATCAAGTCGATCGACACTTCTCAGGCGGAAGCCGCTCCAGGGGTGAGGGCAGTGCTGACTTGCGCTGACTTACCCGAGTATGAGAACAAGGCCGTCGTTGGGGCTGCGGGCGGGCCTCCACAGAACCTATACCATGTCAGCAGCAAGATACTTGCTCGCGGCAAGGTGCTCTTCAAGGGCCATCCAGTCGCCGCAGTCGCCGCGGACAGTCCTCACGAAGCAGAAGAGGCTCTCGACCTGATTGACGTCGAGTATGAGGTCCTGCCGGTGGTTACCACGGTAGAAGACGCAATGGCTGACGGGGCCCCGCTGCTTCACCCTGAGTTCGCCAAGAATGTTGCAAGCCACTCCCGATTGGAGATCGGCAGCATTGACGAGGGCTTCGAACAGGCCGACCTCGTTGTCGAGCGAGAATTCCGTACCAAGACAGTACACCAGGGTTACATCGAGCCCCACTCCGCAACGGCGTGGTGGACGCCTCAGGACCGCATTACCGTCTGGGGAAGCTCTCAGGGTCACTTCCAGATTCGAGACCTGACTGCCGCAGTCGTTGGTGTGCCATTCTCCTCAATCAAGGTCGTCCCAATGGAGATTGGCGGTGGATTCGGAGGCAAGACCACCATCTACCTCGAACCGGTAGCTGTTGCCCTGTCGAAGAAGGCTGGACTGCCAGTCAAGATAACCATGTCCCGGACCGAGGTCATGGAGGCCACGGGCCCGACGTCCGGTTCCTACATGAACGTTAAGTTCGGCGTGACAAGTGATGGAAGAATGACCGCAGCTTATGCCGACCTTCGCTTCGAAGCCGGTGCGTTCCCCGGTTCACCAGTCGGAGCCGCGGCCAACTGCATCTTCTCTCCTTACGACATCCCAAACATCCTGATCGATGCCTACGACGTCGTCGACAATAAGCCGAAGACGACTGCCTATCGCGCTCCTGGTGCGCCTATTGGTTCCTTTGCCGCTGAGACAATCATCGACGAAATCTGCGAGAAGCTCAGCATGGATCCAATCGACTTCCGCATACTGAACGGTGCCAAAGAGGGTACCCGCCGAGCCACAGGCATCATCAACCCACCAATTGGAGCTATCGAAACTGCTCAGGCCGCCAAGGACCACGACCACTATTCCAAGCCGGTCGAGGGCAAGTGGAGGGGCAGGGGAGTTGCCTCCGGCTTCTGGATCAACGGAACTGGACCCGCATGTGCAACTGCCAATCTCAACTACGATGGCACCGTCAACCTCACGATCGGTTCTATGGACATCGGCGGCACCCGCCCAGCCGCGGCGCAGCAGTTGGCTGAAGTGCTCGGAATTCCAGTCGAGGACGTTAACCCGCAGGTCGGCGATACCGACTCCATCGGATACACGTCGATGACAGGTGGGTCCGGCGCAGCATTCAAGACTGGCTGGGCAAGCTACGAGGCAGCACAGGACGTGAAACGCCAGATGCTCGACCGCGCCGCCATGCTATGGGAGACAGAGGCCAGTGACATTGATTTGGAGGGCGGAGTTTTCAGTCACAAGTCTGATCCTGAACTCACCATGACTTTCAAGGAACTGGCCGGACGTGCGGTGGAGACGGGCGGACCGATCGTGGGCAGCGCCAACATGGACCCGGGAGGAGCCGGCAGCGCCTTCGCAACGCACGTAGTCGACATCGAAGTCGACCCCGAGACCGGTAAAGTGGAGATTCTTCGGTACACCGCTTCTCAGGACTCCGGCACATCTGTCCACCCGAGCTACGTCGAAGGACAGATCCAGGGCGGCGTGGTCCAGGGAATCGGTTGGGCGCTCAACGAAGAGTACTACATGAACGACAACGGCCAGATGATGAACAGCAGCCTGCTGGACTATCGAATGCCCACATCGCTCGATCTTCCCATGATCGACACAGTGGTCGTTGAGGTCCCGAACCCCAACCATCCGTTTGGGGTGAGAGGGGTCGGCGAGGTTCCCCTGGTCCCGCCGCTGGCAGCGCTGGCAAATGCCATCTACGACGCGACTGGTGTACGGATGAGGGAACTGCCCATGAATCCGCCAGCCGTGACCAAGGCTCTTCAGGAGCATGGAGCCGTCTAG
- a CDS encoding GNAT family N-acetyltransferase yields the protein MKLEAPLEPALVEELFEFWLPIFGLPNDLNPETLLGLENPQSLISAYTSRLEERMAGTCLVIRSPVMPELGGFSEVATSPHARRTGIATTLSRRARDDFREAGGEALFLGTVNPDAARIYFRLGWRKFAGANVMVNVTSDESPEEYLVNFFRGLGPATVGPATPGDRVPMIPQLLSPHDWQGLDLNVDILSTRYAVQDSCLGLYRRYSAMAKNGPGAWFCARTKAGHVVGISSALVVSDDGFRVDGFAHLDFLDSWTPLLQSAIEWCTSQYASSVWTTVSFEDEEKLALLESIGFRHTGQGEPIDLGVRQVRTLRCELA from the coding sequence TTGAAGCTAGAGGCCCCTCTCGAACCTGCTCTGGTAGAAGAGCTGTTTGAGTTCTGGCTTCCCATATTTGGACTTCCGAACGACCTCAATCCTGAGACGCTTCTCGGGCTGGAGAATCCACAGTCTCTCATATCTGCTTATACGAGCAGATTAGAGGAAAGGATGGCAGGCACGTGCCTCGTGATCCGATCTCCAGTTATGCCTGAGCTCGGTGGATTCAGCGAGGTGGCCACTAGTCCACACGCGAGACGAACGGGAATAGCCACGACACTTTCGCGGAGGGCACGCGATGACTTTCGTGAAGCGGGCGGTGAGGCGCTCTTTCTGGGTACCGTGAATCCTGACGCGGCCCGGATCTACTTCCGACTTGGATGGCGGAAGTTCGCGGGCGCAAACGTGATGGTGAATGTGACCAGCGACGAGTCTCCGGAAGAGTACCTGGTGAATTTCTTCCGAGGCCTGGGGCCTGCAACAGTAGGACCCGCTACCCCCGGCGACAGGGTACCAATGATCCCTCAGCTGCTGTCCCCACATGACTGGCAAGGTTTGGACCTGAACGTGGACATTCTGTCCACACGATACGCGGTGCAGGACTCCTGCCTCGGCCTATACAGACGTTACTCAGCGATGGCGAAGAACGGCCCAGGCGCCTGGTTCTGTGCGCGAACTAAGGCAGGGCACGTGGTTGGGATATCGAGCGCACTTGTCGTAAGTGACGATGGATTCCGTGTGGACGGCTTTGCCCACTTGGACTTTCTAGATTCGTGGACCCCATTGCTCCAGTCAGCCATAGAGTGGTGCACAAGTCAATACGCATCTTCCGTCTGGACCACCGTGTCGTTCGAGGACGAAGAGAAGCTGGCCCTACTCGAGTCGATTGGATTCAGGCACACGGGTCAGGGTGAGCCCATCGACCTGGGAGTCAGGCAGGTGCGCACACTACGCTGCGAGCTGGCGTGA
- the lspA gene encoding signal peptidase II: MLTQPDQKPETSLSDFFNREIGIPTIWILVGIATATLIADQLTKYLIRENFALGESWPREGFFRITHGTNTGTAFGLFPDQTLLLTIASVVAIGFIIYFYKAHGRQTWLTGLNIGLLLGGAFGNLIDRVIAGRVTDFIDVGAWPIFNIADSAVVVGITLLIANMLLFEGREDRVPDQSDAETTNHDPK; encoded by the coding sequence ATGCTGACCCAGCCTGACCAGAAACCAGAGACATCCTTAAGCGATTTCTTCAACCGCGAGATCGGAATTCCAACGATCTGGATTCTGGTCGGCATCGCGACGGCTACTCTGATAGCCGACCAGCTAACCAAGTACCTCATCAGGGAGAACTTTGCATTAGGCGAGTCCTGGCCGCGAGAGGGCTTCTTCAGGATCACTCACGGCACCAATACAGGAACCGCCTTCGGTCTATTCCCGGACCAGACGCTGCTGTTGACGATCGCGTCGGTTGTTGCCATCGGTTTCATCATCTACTTCTACAAGGCCCACGGCAGGCAGACATGGCTGACGGGACTCAACATAGGTCTCCTGCTTGGAGGCGCGTTCGGTAATCTCATAGACCGGGTGATTGCGGGGAGAGTCACCGACTTCATAGATGTGGGTGCGTGGCCGATCTTCAATATCGCTGACTCAGCAGTCGTCGTTGGTATCACTCTTCTGATAGCGAACATGCTGCTCTTCGAGGGTCGGGAAGACCGCGTCCCGGACCAGTCCGACGCCGAGACGACCAATCACGATCCAAAGTGA